A genomic region of Papaver somniferum cultivar HN1 chromosome 7, ASM357369v1, whole genome shotgun sequence contains the following coding sequences:
- the LOC113299604 gene encoding uncharacterized protein LOC113299604 yields the protein MSRLRGQGYDGESNCRGELHGLKSLILKENECAYYIHCFANKLQSILVSVGTEQFEVYNLFKSVAKLVDIVGAVAKRYANLQERDVVLAFEELKNSGFLYEMKIKAFAFVGDSNLETTLIWSSVACEDSHYNTLSSLITMFASVIDVLDVIERDGYSGDDKFSASGVLDTIFSFPIVFSLHLMKTILGITSDLSKALQRRDQDLVNAMKLVKVCKEQLQMMRDNGWDSLFKEVCSFCDEHQMETPNMDNVVPRQVRYRRSDETQEITNMHYYHVELFQGVLNMILQELNNRFTETDTELLLCIVCLSPSDSFSAFNKQQLIRLAQFYPVDFSAAEIMTLADQLESYISDVRSDVRFSELNGIADLAQKMVETDKDKVYNLVYLLLTLALILPVATAKEQRVFSSINRGKVRVDTGLEDEWMSDRLIPYIESDILNSLDNETIVRRVENLKLSKRDIVALN from the coding sequence ATGTCTAGGTTGCGAGGTCAAGGGTATGATGGAGAGAGTAACTGTCGAGGTGAGCTTCATGGTCTTAAATCTCTTATTCTGAAGGAAAATGAGTGTGCCTATTACATTCATTGCTTTGCTAATAAACTTCAGTCAATTCTTGTTTCTGTGGGAACGGAACAATTTGAAGTTTACAATTTGTTCAAATCCGTTGCAAAATTGGTGGATATTGTAGGAGCAGTAGCTAAACGTTATGCTAATCTTCAAGAGAGAGATGTTGTTTTAGCTTTTGAGGAACTCAAGAATAGTGGTTTTTTATATGAAATGAAGATAAAAGCGTTCGCATTCGTAGGAGATTCAAATCTGGAAACTACTCTTATATGGTCTAGTGTTGCATGTGAGGATTCTCACTACAACACCTTAAGCAGCTTAATTACCATGTTTGCATCTGTAATAGATGTTCTTGATGTTATCGAAAGGGATGGATACAGTGGTGATGACAAGTTTAGTGCGTCAGGTGTCTTGGATACTATCTTTTCATTTCCTATTGTTTTCAGTCTACATTTGATGAAAACTATACTAGGAATCACAAGTGATTTGTCGAAAGCATTACAGAGGAGAGATCAAGATCTTGTGAATGccatgaaactagttaaagtatGCAAGGAACAACTTCAAATGATGAGGGATAATGGTTGGGATTCTCTATTCAAGGAAGTTTGTTCTTTCTGTGACGAACATCAAATGGAAACTCCAAATATGGACAATGTAGTTCCCAGACAGGTGCGGTATCGAAGAAGCGATGAAACTCAAGAGATCACGAACATGCATTATTATCACGTTGAGTTATTCCAAGGTGTCTTGAACATGATACTGCAAGAGCTGAATAATCGATTCACTGAGACGGACACTGAGTTGCTTCTTTGCATCGTGTGTTTGAGTCCAAGTGATTCGTTCTCTGCATTCAACAAACAGCAATTGATTCGCCTTGCTCAGTTTTATCCTGTAGACTTCTCTGCTGCTGAAATCATGACACTTGCAGATCAACTTGAAAGCTATATATCTGATGTGCGCTCCGATGTTCGGTTTTCAGAACTGAACGGGATTGCTGATCTTGCACAGAAAATGGTTGAAACAGATAAAGACAAGGTTTACAATCTAGTGTACTTGCTTCTGACATTGGCACTAATCCTCCCAGTTGCAACTGCCAAGGAACAGAGGGTATTTTCTTCTATTAACCGTGGGAAGGTAAGGGTAGACACTGGTCTAGAAGATGAATGGATGAGTGATCGTTTGATCCCATACATTGAGAGTGATATTCTTAATAGCCTTGACAATGAGACTATTGTGCGCCGAGTTGAAAATCTGAAACTCAGTAAAAGGGATATTGTAGCTTTAAATTGA
- the LOC113295972 gene encoding uncharacterized protein LOC113295972 has translation MERYFKRKPESDLSTPPKKDSKKTCAELNSEDLPAAADPVLLVPEQRKEPFNPADLPTDPALRIPISEYDPDIRDQVRRAYLKKGPCQPLGGGDVFVDEGFSNWKKKERLQKHVGGENSAHNQAWSDCEALLDEYRPILDDVSLDTLRLLLRQGLPIHGQLENEGNDGNFLELLQLLYNSHEDAKPVRLETALENSKSITADVQKDIVSVISDEIVRRITRDIGDRLFSILLDDRNIHSEDKINVVFRYVDKDYCFISQDFCG, from the exons ATGGAGAGATATTTCAAAAGGAAGCCGGAATCCGATTTATCGACGCCACCGAAAAAGGATTCCAAGAAAACATGTGCTGAACTCAATTCGGAAGaccttcctgctgctgctgatccGGTATTACTAGTTCCCGAACAAAGAAAAGAGCCG TTTAATCCTGCAGATCTTCCTACTGATCCCGCTCTAAGAATTCCAATTTCAGAATATGATCCTGATATTCGAGATCAAGTTAGAAGAGCTTATTTGAAAAAGGGTCCTTGTCAGCCTCTAGGAG GTGGCGatgtctttgttgatgaaggGTTTTCTAattggaaaaagaaagaaaggttGCAGAAGCATGTTGGAGGCGAAAATAGTGCTCACAATCAAGCTTGGAGCGATTGTGAAGCTTTGTTAGATGAATACCGACCAATTTTGGATGATGTGTCTCTTGATACGCTGCGTTTGCTACTTCGTCAAGGGCTTCCGATTCATGGTCAGCTTGAGAATGAAGGTAATGATGGAAATTTCCTTGAATTGTTACAGTTACTTTATAACAGTCACGAAGATGCAAAACCAGTCAGATTGGAAACTGCTCTCGAGAATTCAAAATCGATAACCGCTGATGTTCAGAAGGACATCGTAAGTGTTATTTCAGATGAAATTGTCCGTAGAATTACTAGAGATATTGGTGACAGACTGTTTTCCATTCTTCTGGATGACCGTAACATACATTCAGAGGATAAGATAAACGTTGTATTTCGTTATGTGGATAAGG ATTACTGCTTCATTTCTCAAGACTTCTGTGGATAA
- the LOC113295973 gene encoding peroxidase 40-like, translating into MMMTVLLCIFLLFASVSKYSLAQVDATSLQVNWYQDTCPDAERIIYAWVQKVLTDEPRMAASLLRLHFHDCFVNGCDASVLLDDTDTFTGEKNADPNINSLRGFEVIDAIKSDLEFVCPGIVSCADILATVARDSVVLSNGPGWDVQMGRKDSLTASFNDTNNNLPFPKEDLNTLINKFQKAGLDIVDMVALSGAHTIGQARCSTFNATLQARSSSAEPGDQDFLASLAQFCSSSPDSDNPLAPFDLVTPATFDNQYFINLLSGEAVLPSDHALVAGNSPTLEIVEVYARDQQSFFTDFTRSMLRMGSLNPLTGENGQIRRNCRVIN; encoded by the exons ATGATGATGACAGTTTTACTTTGTATTTTTCTCTTGTTTGCTTCCGTATCCAAGTACTCTCTTGCACAAGTTGATGCCACTTCTCTCCAAGTAAATTGGTATCAAGATACTTGCCCTGATGCAGAAAGGATCATCTATGCATGGGTGCAGAAAGTTTTGACTGATGAACCGCGGATGGCTGCTTCACTTCTTCGCCTCCATTTTCATGACTGCTTTGTCAAT GGTTGCGATGCTTCTGTTTTATTAGATGATACAGATACATTCACTGGCGAAAAGAATGCAGATCCTAATATCAACTCTCTGAGAGGGTTTGAGGTGATTGATGCAATAAAAAGTGACCTTGAGTTTGTGTGTCCTGGGATAGTTTCATGTGCTGATATTCTAGCAACTGTGGCGCGCGACTCTGTCGTTCTG TCTAATGGACCAGGGTGGGATGTTCAGATGGGAAGAAAAGATAGCTTGACTGCTAGCTTTAACGACACAAATAACAACCTTCCATTCCCAAAAGAAGACTTGAACACCCTCATCAACAAATTCCAAAAAGCTGGCCTTGACATAGTGGACATGGTTGCTCTCTCAG GTGCACACACAATTGGTCAAGCTAGGTGCTCTACTTTCAACGCTACTCTGCAGGCTCGCAGTAGCTCTGCTGAGCCAGGCGACCAAGATTTTCTAGCGTCGCTAGCACAGTTTTGCTCCAGCTCTCCAGATAGCGACAATCCTCTAGCACCTTTCGACCTGGTGACCCCAGCAACATTTGATAATCAGTACTTTATTAACCTGCTATCAGGTGAAGCTGTCCTACCATCTGATCATGCCCTTGTAGCAGGAAACAGTCCTACACTCGAAATTGTCGAAGTATATGCACGCGACCAACAGTCTTTTTTCACGGATTTCACAAGATCAATGCTTAGAATGGGAAGCTTGAATCCACTTACTGGAGAAAACGGTCAGATCCGCCGCAACTGCAGGGTCATTAACTAA
- the LOC113295974 gene encoding mavicyanin-like, whose product MGFASTALVFIVVMVAAFNVSSSMAATYDVGDTSGWTTMGNIDYNKWSSSKSIHVGDTIRFVYNPKYHNVLQVTSQDYESCTTTSPLATYTTGNDSVQIKGDDTHYYFICGFPGHCKIGQKVAIQVSTSIGQAAKRRSSCYSDPCTSNPTPSFPRTPSFPTPSFQTPFNRPPPSSMIFSPPTTTSSASKFLSNSLFVGLSGATVMFLMH is encoded by the exons ATGGGTTTTGCTAGCACAGCTTTAGTTTTTATTGTTGTTATGGTTGCAGCTTTTAATGTTTCTTCATCAATGGCTGCAACTTATGATGTTGGTGACACTTCTGGTTGGACCACCATGGGTAATATCGATTACAATAAGTGGTCTTCCTCTAAATCTATTCACGTTGGAGACACAATCC GTTTTGTCTACAATCCAAAATACCATAATGTCTTGCAAGTGACATCTCAAGATTATGAATCGTGTACCACAACATCTCCATTAGCTACCTACACTACAGGGAATGACTCAGTTCAGATAAAGGGCGATGATACTCACTACTATTTCATCTGCGGTTTCCCTGGTCACTGCAAGATTGGTCAGAAGGTTGCCATTCAAGTTTCTACTTCTATCGGACAAGCAGCCAAGAGGCGATCTAGTTGTTATTCAGATCCTTGCACTTCAAATCCTACACCTTCATTTCCCAGAACCCCTTCATTTCCAACTCCTTCGTTTCAAACCCCTTTCAATCGCCCCCCACCTTCATCTATGATATTTAGTCCACCCACAACTACATCTTCTGCATCTAAATTTCTTTCCAACAGTCTTTTTGTCGGTTTATCAGGTGCCACTGTCATGTTTCTTATGCATTAG
- the LOC113299605 gene encoding 30S ribosomal protein S9, mitochondrial-like: protein MLSRFISRSYTNSSSHLRFVTLISSSSNPNSFISTSSNPISQNPNLNPFFFSRYFSSNNRNDQTDPNLVSNLWKLGTDDNNDGDGDSFFSNINESWGKDSSGTGGNNNDFIRSKKNKKNVRSRTNSNSLHEDSLLSGGLLDDDENSWGKKDSSSDFFGDIINNEYESNAKTSSTGGGNNAWSFVEDEKDVFDLGLEEVRNQEQLQLLDDGKEMDENEQAAANALLEIEKKNLLQQLNGPDRVFGDLIAASGRTEEMIESMILLKDLKGVEGLHPLSELKDIPKNEKSASKSTNAEIERRKQEEVAKARVRQVDDKVRAYGTGRRKCSIARVWVQPGDGRFSINDKSFDVYFPILDHRAAILRPFSETKTLGLWDVKCTVQGGGLSGQVGAIQLGISRALQNWEPGLRPYLKTESFLTRDSRVVERKKPGMAKARKSFQWVKR, encoded by the exons ATGCTCTCTCGATTCATTTCTCGATCTTATACTAATTCTTCTTCTCATCTACGTTTTGTTACCCTAATTTCATCATCATCGAATCCTAattcatttatttccacttctTCTAATCccatttctcaaaaccctaatttaaatccCTTCTTCTTTTCTCGATATTTCTCCAGTAATAATCGAAATGATCAAACAGACCCTAATTTAGTCTCAAATTTATGGAAACTTGGTACTGATGATAATAATGATGGAGATGGAGATTCGTTTTTTAGTAATATTAATGAATCTTGGGGTAAGGATTCTTCAGGAACTGGAGGAAATAATAATGATTTTATTAGatcaaagaagaataagaagaatgtTAGAAGTAGAACTAACAGTAACAGTCTTCATGAAGATTCATTATTAAGTGGTGGATTgttagatgatgatgaaaattcGTGGGGTAAAAAGGATTCTTCTTCTGATTTCTTTGGAGATATTATTAATAATGAATATGAATCAAACGCAAAGACTAGTAGTACTGGTGGTGGTAATAACGCTTGGAgttttgttgaagatgaaaaagatgtGTTTGATTTGGGATTAGAAGAAGTGAGGAACCAAGAGCAATTACAATTATTAGATGATggtaaggagatggatgagaatgaGCAGGCGGCAGCTAATGCGCTTCTTGAGATTGAGAAGAAAAATCTTCTTCAACAATTGAATG GACCAGATCGTGTTTTTGGTGACCTAATTGCTGCATCGGGTAGAACTGAAGAAATGATAGAAAGTATGATTCTTCTGAAGGACTTGAAAGGTGTTGAGGGGTTGCACCCTTTAAGTGAGTTAAAAGATATCCCGAAGAATGAGAAAAGTGCAAGTAAATCCACAAACGCTGAGATAGAGCGCAGAAAACAAGAGGAAGTTGCCAAAGCACGAGTGAGGCAGGTTGATGACAAGGTAAGGGCTTATGGTACTGGAAGAAGGAAGTGCAGTATAGCACGTGTCTGGGTCCAACCTGGGGATGGAAGGTTTAGTATCAATGACAAATCATTTGACGTTTATTTTCCTATTCTTGATCATCGTGCGGCTATCCTTAGACCATTTTCTGAGACAAAGACCCTGGGCCTCTGGGATGTCAAATGTACCGTGCAAGGCGGTGGTCTCTCAG GTCAAGTTGGAGCCATACAGTTGGGTATCAGTAGAGCCTTGCAAAACTGGGAGCCTGGTCTACGTCCATACCTTAAAACTG AGAGTTTCTTGACGAGGGACTCGCGTGTAGTTGAAAGGAAGAAACCAGGAATGGCAAAGGCAAGAAAGAGCTTCCAATGGGTTAAGCGATGA